The Thalassophryne amazonica chromosome 8, fThaAma1.1, whole genome shotgun sequence genome includes a window with the following:
- the yars2 gene encoding tyrosine--tRNA ligase, mitochondrial has translation MAASVARSCRAAVCFVGTRTRLTSRCRFHGSPVARGGGLLLSMNKRGLLKESFPDHAAQDGIPQLLQSGAQTVYCGFDPTADSLHVGNLLAVIGLLHFRGAGHHVVAVIGGATAQIGDPSGKNSERERLSASSVDDNSRSIRDSIHRLFINHELHFHDNSRRLGTVTVLNNLNWYRGQNPVHFLSEWGRYFRMGTMLYRQSVQARLKSPEGMSLTEFTYQVFQAYDFYHLNQVYGCRIQLGGSDQLGNIIAGHEFIHKVSGEDVYGLTVPLVTSSMGDKLGKTAGNAVWLNRDKTSPFELYQFFLRQPDTCVERYLKLFTFLPLAEVDKVMEQQQKEPEKRLAHKRLAAEVTKLVHGKEGLESAKRCTSALYHSSVQALEEMSDEELQELFTEAPFHELLLDPGTTVIEACRKINAIPEGPRGYLMVSDGAVWINHNRIDNPEQVLIPKLHVLSNGLSLLRVGKKNFYIIKWLCL, from the exons ATGGCTGCGTCGGTGGCGCGAAGCTGCCGCGCTGCAGTTTGTTTTGTGGGGACTCGAACCCGTCTGACGTCTAGGTGTCGTTTCCACGGGTCTCCCGTGGCGCGTGGCGGCGGCCTGCTGCTCTCCATGAACAAAAGAGGACTTCTGAAAGAGTCGTTCCCCGACCACGCGGCCCAGGACGGTATTCCTCAGCTGCTGCAGTCCGGAGCTCAGACGGTGTACTGCGGCTTCGACCCCACGGCGGACAGCCTCCACGTGGGCAACCTGCTGGCTGTGATCGGTCTCCTGCACTTCCGTGGAGCCGGGCACCACGTGGTGGCCGTGATCGGAGGGGCCACGGCGCAGATCGGAGACCCCAGCGGGAAAAACAGCGAGAGAGAGCGACTGTCCGCGTCCTCCGTGGACGACAACAGCCGCAGCATCAGAGACAGCATCCACAGGCTCTTCATCAACCACGAGCTGCACTTCCACGACAACTCCAGGAGACTGGGCACCGTGACCGTCCTGAACAACCTGAACTGGTACAGGGGTCAGAACCCGGTGCACTTCCTGTCAGAGTGGGGACGGTACTTCCGGATGGGCACCATGCTGTACAGGCAGAGCGTGCAGGCCAGACTGAAGAGCCCGGAGGGCATGAGTTTGACCGAGTTCACCTACCAGGTGTTCCAGGCGTACGACTTCTACCACCTCAACCAGGTGTATGGCTGCAGAATCCAGCTCGGAGGCTCAGACCAGCTGGGCAACATAATCGCAGGCCACGAATTCATTCACAA AGTGAGCGGTGAGGACGTGTACGGCCTGACCGTCCCACTGGTGACCAGCTCTATGGGGGACAAGCTGGGGAAGACGGCAGGCAACGCAGTGTGGCTCAACAGAGACAAAACATCTCCATTTGAACTCTACCAGTTCTTTCTCAGGCAGCCTGACACTTGTGTAGAAAG GTACCTGAAGTTGTTCACTTTTCTGCCTCTGGCTGAAGTGGACAAAGTAATGGAGCAACAGCAGAAGGAGCCAGAAAAACGCCTTGCTCATAAGCGACTGGCCGCTGAAGTTACAAAACTGGTGCATGGGAAGGAGGGCCTAGAGAGCGCAAAGAG GTGCACCAGTGCACTGTACCACAGCAGCGTACAGGCTTTGGAGGAAATGAGTGACGAGGAGCTTCAGGAGCTCTTCACGGAGGCTCCCTTCCATGAGCTGCTGCTGGATCCGGGAACCACAGTGATTGAGGCCTGCCGCAAGATCAACGCCATCCCAGAGGGACCCAGAGG ATACCTCATGGTTTCTGATGGAGCAGTGTGGATCAACCACAACAGGATAGACAACCCAGAGCAAGTTCTGATCCCAAAGCTTCACGTCCTGTCCAACGGACTCTCTCTGCTGCGGGTGGGCAAGAAGAACTTCTACATCATCAAGTGGCTCTGCCTCTGA
- the cdkn1bb gene encoding cyclin-dependent kinase inhibitor 1Bb has protein sequence MSDVRLSNGSPTLERTEPRLSVQPKPSACRSLFGSLDHQELKRDLKQHLRELEEAATTKWSFDFANHKPLRNGGLEWELVDCRDVPEFYSRQPRTDKGVRLAGNNSVDLNGNHNCVDDLQKEEEEEEEVCDGPVESKQQCAGLRKRPACHDPTAQNKRCHTSLEEVLYPNLTHSAERTPRKPSPKRQT, from the exons ATGTCAGACGTTCGCCTCTCAAATGGCAGCCCGACGCTGGAGCGAACCGAGCCGCGGCTGTCGGTGCAGCCGAAGCCCTCCGCCTGCAGGAGTCTGTTCGGCTCGCTGGACCACCAGGAGCTAAAGCGGGATTTAAAGCAGCATTTGCGGGAGCTGGAAGAGGCTGCGACCACCAAGTGGAGCTTCGACTTCGCCAATCACAAGCCGCTGAGGAACGGCGGGCTGGAGTGGGAGCTGGTGGACTGCAGGGACGTGCCCGAGTTCTACAGCAGGCAGCCGCGCACGGACAAGGGCGTGCGCCTCGCCGGGAATAACAGTGTGGATCTAAACGGGAACCACAACTGCGTGGACGACctgcagaaggaggaggaggaggaggaggaggtgtgcGACGGCCCGGTGGAGTCGAAACAGCAGTGTGCCGGGCTGCGGAAAAGACCCGCGTGTCACG ACCCTACGGCTCAGAATAAGAGGTGCCACACCAGTTTGGAGGAGGTTTTGTATCCAAACCTGACGCACTCCGCAGAGCGCACACCCAGGAAGCCCAGTCCAAAGAGGCAGACGTAA